Part of the Neoarius graeffei isolate fNeoGra1 chromosome 15, fNeoGra1.pri, whole genome shotgun sequence genome is shown below.
TGTCTTTTTACAGTAAGCACAGGCAGAAAAGATGTGCTATATGAAACCACCTTCACTTTTCCTCAGTGTTATATTTGTGTAATTAGAATGAAATGTCAGAAAATTGACTCACTTCAGATTACTGAAGTTAAGTTTCATGATTTTAATAGTTTTAacagttttttttaaaactattGAAAGCCTGCACATAGTTGATGTTTTGATTTTGTTATTCAATGTGTAAGGGTCCTACATTGTAATGTAATGTGCACATTTTATTTGGAGGAACTTTCTAGTTTCATTGTTCAAGCATTGATATTGCTTACAGAAATTGAAACCTGGagatatatttttggtccatagtACTATGCAGTTAAATATGCCCTGATACTAACAAAAACAGATGTCAATGTCACTTAAGAAGTCTGTAAGATGTAAGTCAATAACACATGAAACGATGAGATACTAATACCTCTGTTTTTTCTGCTTTCTCGTAGATGATACAGTTGCGTGTGCTGCTCTCTCCCAACAAGGCAAGGCGGATCAACCTTCCCAGTCTCCCTGAGTCTGTCGACCATCTTAAGACTATACTCCAGAGCCAGTTGGAACTGAGAGATGGTTTTGATATACAATATGAAGATCCTGATTTTGGGAATGCACTTTGTAAtttgcatgacataaacgagttGCCAGACGGAAAAGCAGTGCTAAAAGTAATTTGGGATGATGAGTTCACCTTGGAAATCATAACTTCTACTGATCCTTCTGATGCTGGCTCTCTGTCATCTTTTGACACAGCAAGTCATAGCAGTGCTGCCAGTTCTACCATGACCTCGCCGACTACCAGCAAGCATTTAAGAGATGCAACCCACTGGCCCTCTCCATTTGAAGTGCCTAAGTTCTCCATAGATGTTGAACTGCGTCTTCAAAAAGCTAATGACAGCTACCACCAAACTAAAGTCCCCCTGGATGTGCCGAGAGATGTGAAATCAGAAATCTTAAGCAAACTTGTGCAGGCGATATTTGAAGTCAAGCCGTATCCCACAAGAAATGAAGTCGAGTCTGTAGTCATTGCCCTTGTCCGGAAGCACCCATGCCTCACCGAAGAGCAACCTAGTTcaggctgggatgcttggctcacaaGTCTTTGGTTTAAAGTGGGCAACTACCGCTTCAAATTACATCAAGCTGGGATGTCTGAGGTGGCTATCAATCGAAAAAGGTCTGGTGAAGATGGTGTGGCAAAATTCAGCTTGAAGAAATCTAGAAGAGCAGAGATCAACTTTCTCCCTGACCATCCAGAGGGCCAAACGAATGAAACACTGGAAGAAGAAAGGTTGGAAATGATTGaggaaatgaagaagaaaaacaTGGACACTTCTCTTATCCAGCAGAAAATGCACTCTACATTCTCTCTGTGCCGTAGAGAAGTAGTTGAGGTCCAGCCGCTTGTCCAGGAAATTAAAGAACGATGGCCAGCAATGTTTCTGACTGATGAGGTGAGTGTTGTATGACCTATATTAGAGTTAGATGTGGATACTAGTGTGCTGGCTGTGTATTTCAGATCTTTAATcaaagtgtttgtcctgtttgtgcaGATCTGCAGGGAGTTTCATCGCATTACAAAAGTTCATCTTATGGCCACATTCCAGTCAGCATTGGAGAAGTTCGCCCCAGCATTGCTGAAGCTTTACAGAAGTAAGAAGGAGTCAGAGTTCAGAGCACTCCTCGCGCCTCTGGATGAACAGGTAAGAAAATCAAGTCATGTCAGTGATTATTTTTAATTTGTCCTCTTCCTTCACTTCCCCCCTCAAACCACCTGTTTTCTTTGTCCAAAATGGATCATTCCATGTGAAATCAGAAACTTTGGGGCCGGACCGTCACAGATTTTAATCAAACTTGGTATGCCTTTTTAGTGACTGTAAAGCACCAAAAGTGCTTTTGCGCCAATCATTTCTGACTCC
Proteins encoded:
- the LOC132898930 gene encoding uncharacterized protein LOC132898930, producing the protein MIQLRVLLSPNKARRINLPSLPESVDHLKTILQSQLELRDGFDIQYEDPDFGNALCNLHDINELPDGKAVLKVIWDDEFTLEIITSTDPSDAGSLSSFDTASHSSAASSTMTSPTTSKHLRDATHWPSPFEVPKFSIDVELRLQKANDSYHQTKVPLDVPRDVKSEILSKLVQAIFEVKPYPTRNEVESVVIALVRKHPCLTEEQPSSGWDAWLTSLWFKVGNYRFKLHQAGMSEVAINRKRSGEDGVAKFSLKKSRRAEINFLPDHPEGQTNETLEEERLEMIEEMKKKNMDTSLIQQKMHSTFSLCRREVVEVQPLVQEIKERWPAMFLTDEICREFHRITKVHLMATFQSALEKFAPALLKLYRSKKESEFRALLAPLDEQVTAIAEHRRRVALEGLPIYLKEDASNLFKTCLDTDEEEDYTKGVKIAILTVFEDDVASVTSLPTVINIGVILEESVIVQGIKDLPSAVAYLFGLLYCINMEYPKNLRYTFEVLQKVFFDMGAHCCSARAQSLRGKMQKCLR